GAAGATTACCGTAAATAGTCTCGATAGGCACTTTCGACCAATCTTTGGTCTTTTGAATTCGCTATCTCTATTTTATCGCGCTGTTTTCACGTTGTTAAACTTAAGTTAGTTGACGATCTTAAAGGTTGGTAACTGGTCATTGGGAATGGGAATGACATTTTTCTACTACTCGATATCTATTTCTCCAAGATTGCACCGCTGTGTATAAAGGTTCAGGTAACCACTTGTCGTACTGTGGATAAACTGGCAAACGTGGTGTGAGTTGCCATCCTGCTGACTTTAACATTTCTAATAAATCGGCGTCAGATAAGTGCGGATAATCTGGATTGACTTCATCTTTTGGACTAATACCACCTAAATCTCTTGCTCCTGCTTGAATACAAGCAAGTAGCCAGTTGGGATCTAAAACTAAATTTGGTGGAATTTGAATCGTAATTTCTGCGGGTAAAATTTCTCTAGCTTTCGCGATCGCCTCAGGTAAATGCTGCGGTTTAAAGCCTGGTGCATTCCATGTTTGTTGATTTCCTGGGCTGTAAGGTTGCAGAATGACTTCTTGGATATGACCGTAACGAGCGTGTAACTGCGCGATCGCCTCCAATGTTTCCCACCAATCGTCTTGTGTTTCACCAATTCCTAGAAGCAAACCTGTTGTAAACGGAATCTGTAATTCTCCTGCCCAAACAAGTTGTTGCAATCGCAATTGTGGTACTT
This sequence is a window from Chroococcidiopsis sp. TS-821. Protein-coding genes within it:
- the cofG gene encoding 7,8-didemethyl-8-hydroxy-5-deazariboflavin synthase subunit CofG, giving the protein MSGVVTYSPAYTLVPTYECFNRCDYCNFRVDPGKAPWMTLSTAEKILKALQNQGVCEILILSGEVHPHSSRRQPWLQLIYDLCKLAIAQGFLPHTNAGPLSFAEMQQLKAVNVSMGLMLEQLTPTLLSTVHRHAPSKVPQLRLQQLVWAGELQIPFTTGLLLGIGETQDDWWETLEAIAQLHARYGHIQEVILQPYSPGNQQTWNAPGFKPQHLPEAIAKAREILPAEITIQIPPNLVLDPNWLLACIQAGARDLGGISPKDEVNPDYPHLSDADLLEMLKSAGWQLTPRLPVYPQYDKWLPEPLYTAVQSWRNRYRVVEKCHSHSQ